One region of Psychrobacter sp. DAB_AL43B genomic DNA includes:
- a CDS encoding cell envelope integrity protein TolA has product MHNAPVVYVPTQPEGNGLTLPTLLSLLAHGLVIGILIYTYQNMEVETAGSIETVMVSPEQLAEMQGQILANRAAAASAMQADSSASGASSSMQTESFDGSVSTPNPTQQNSQRVPVFTRSDDPASRPMLMSEEQHQRLLEQNQEYERGMAEWAAQLDESVLEEHDQVEKEKRQQLIEEQKRLGDFRNKQNNPPKIKRPTATDRNIEINTGGSGSASQKFSLSDDGQSTLSGDTATSSTSKGSSRSASSGARGASNSEIINLIKRNYNPPIAAKGSTQRATLTITVNASGNIVNVTASGPDSAVNEAAKQAVLDTGSLPIDADDPKYPTFTIQFKGSN; this is encoded by the coding sequence GCTGACCTTGCCCACGCTACTCAGTTTGCTTGCCCATGGTCTCGTGATTGGAATACTCATCTATACCTATCAAAATATGGAAGTAGAGACTGCTGGCAGTATTGAGACGGTCATGGTTTCACCTGAGCAATTAGCTGAGATGCAAGGACAGATACTTGCCAATCGTGCTGCAGCCGCCAGTGCGATGCAAGCGGATAGTAGTGCGAGCGGCGCATCAAGCTCTATGCAAACAGAATCCTTTGACGGTAGCGTTAGCACTCCAAATCCTACTCAACAAAACTCCCAGCGCGTGCCCGTTTTTACGCGCTCTGATGATCCTGCTAGTCGCCCTATGCTTATGAGTGAAGAGCAGCATCAACGCTTGCTTGAGCAAAACCAAGAGTATGAACGCGGAATGGCTGAGTGGGCAGCACAATTAGATGAATCAGTGCTAGAAGAACATGACCAAGTTGAAAAAGAAAAAAGACAGCAACTTATCGAAGAGCAAAAAAGGCTTGGCGATTTTCGTAATAAACAAAACAATCCTCCTAAGATTAAACGCCCCACTGCTACGGATCGAAATATAGAAATTAATACGGGTGGCTCTGGTAGTGCAAGTCAAAAATTTAGCTTATCAGATGACGGGCAATCGACTCTATCTGGTGATACAGCAACTTCAAGCACATCAAAAGGAAGTAGTCGCTCAGCATCAAGCGGTGCTCGCGGCGCAAGTAACAGCGAAATCATTAACCTAATCAAGCGTAATTACAATCCACCGATAGCAGCGAAAGGCTCAACTCAACGTGCCACGCTAACGATTACCGTCAATGCTAGCGGTAATATCGTCAACGTCACCGCTTCTGGACCTGATAGCGCCGTTAATGAAGCGGCCAAACAAGCCGTTCTGGACACGGGTAGCTTACCAATTGATGCCGATGATCCTAAATACCCCACTTTTACCATACAGTTTAAGGGTAGCAATTAA